One Triticum dicoccoides isolate Atlit2015 ecotype Zavitan chromosome 3B, WEW_v2.0, whole genome shotgun sequence genomic window, ccaggccgccggaactcggcggggcgtcggccatggacgggggagagagggggcggcgggagggACGTGGAAGGGTTTGGGGAAATGGCGCCAAATGGGCGTGGGGGGGGGTTGGTTTCTCCCAtcgacaggcgggccaggggaggacaagcgcgcgcgtcccgcccgtccgcgcgctgtccgtttcaccccaaaccgagcgcaagtttaggccggggatgggtcgaaaacggacggaatccggacatttgtccgtttgaggccgcgcgctgggccgcctcttttgtcccttttaccccaaacgaacAGGagtggacaggatagggtcgcacggtggagttggcctcacttcacctcctccttccttcgtaCGAGTACGTATTGAAGGCAGGGCCACCCACCATGGCAGGCCACGGTAGCATCACACACAAATGTAGACCGGCGCAGCGGCGGGGGCATTGCACGGGAGTCCGTGCAGCAGCAGGCTATCTCATGAGATCGCTTTCGGCCGTACGCGGGGCCCCGGCTGCTGGCCGGGAGGAGGGGACGTCGTCTTGCACGGTAATGCGCCCGCCCAGAGGCAACTGGGCCGCCGGTGCTGCCTGCCCGTGCTATGtgctcctcctctcctctctcGCCACGAAGCCCAAacacaacacacatctcatcatcatcaaccccacacCGCACCGCAGCGCACCCAACGGTAACTTTCCTTTCCCGTGGTCTGGCTGGTGTCTCATCTCGGGCGCAGTATTCTACTGCGAGCGAGGCAGAAAACAAGGACATGAGCTGACGTGCCCGCGCGCTTTAACAATCGGGAAGACTACAAGCATCCCCTGCGGCCGTCAGGCGGCGCTGTGGATATCTAATTGGACCGAGTGAGTGTATGTCCCATCGGGTTCATCAGGAGGTGTTCCCCCTCCCAACGGGCGGAGGAGGGCCACATGATACTCCATCTCACgatattagggcatctccagccgcgcccacaCGAAGGCCTTCCCAGGCGatttttttgcgccggcgccgaaaaacggcccagtcgcgtctCCAGGAGTCCGATTTTCgttggcttgggccgaaaacagcgccggcggacccagcccgaacccggcgcgctggggggcgcacgGGGGCGCCGGGgcaaactgttttggcgcgaaaaagacgcgggccagccgcgtcagcgactcggcgcctcaTCTTCCctcaacggcctcggttcccgcgggaaatcaatggcaaggctgccgccggccagccttgccattgattcctcacgggcggcgcttcaCGGGACGGCGCGCCAACGCcttccctccctcgcacgcgtacacacgggcgcgggccggctataaaagccggcggcctccactcgcctgtgcccacaccagccccccCTCGCCGAcgtccagcccctccctctccctgcctctcccgagcgccgccgcccagcccctccctctacctctcccgagcccgcccagccccgccgtcgccatggcagaacgcttccccggagacgaggcggcggccaacggcttcggccgccgttcgctccgcgaacaggagtcctggctcctgttccaggcgaacatcccggcgccgccggacatgcgcgccgggccaacggggtggaggctcagcgccgggggagtgcccattcccccgttgcccgacgccgtggcgaagccgaggtacttcgccgaggaggtcgacatcgtgcgcgcgtccctcaccgacgcccaccgctccctcccccagtacgccgccgacaaccacgcggcctgggAGGCGTATTTCCAGCGCCGCCAGCAGGAGcgcttggcgtccaccaacggcgctccggtggtcggcggccggcagaacagcgaggggcgccacctctggtggggcgtccccggccgcacactcgagggcgtgctcacgtacctcgagggcggtaacgacccgccgttggcctaccccccggcgagggtggccgccccggcgcagcaccgacgcgtcgggccatgggcgccGAGGAGGTtcggcgcttcttcttcttcctcctcatcgcgcTCTTCTTCCCATTCATCCGGCTctccggcgctgctcggcgtcaaggccgagctcgcggcggagacgccgctcaaccgacgcactcgcagcgccggcatcgtcatcaacgggggcggccggcgcgcctcgtcctcgtcggctcctccgcgcttcgtcaagccaaagacggagccggggctggcgccggtgaagacggagccggggctggcgccggtgaatgcggagttcgacgacgacgacgcgaccctcgaatgggcgcgccaggactccatcgCGTTGAAGAAGGCGTGCCGGGAGAAAGAgaaggagcgccagtgcgccgccctacgccgcttcgaggagcgccgacgcggccgcgaggAAGGTGGGGTGGTCGTcttatgcgacagcgacgacgacgacgacgcgccgccgcctgttcgccaaggcgacgccgggcaggggtccagcaagggcacccgcgtcaaggaggagaaggccgacaacgacgatggcggcgacgacttcagccaCTTTCTTTTactttagattaggttaatgtaatgttTGGACGAATTTCGCCGAAACTTGCCATGGTTGGCCGAAATataactagtttttatcataacttcgccgaacggttttttttttaatacgcgcctggggacggccctgggggccgacggctgTGGACCGACTCGCCCCAGGACCATTTTTTGCACCGGCTCACCCAGAGACGACGCTTTTAGACGCCCCctagggggccaacggctggagatgcccttacgtgCGTGCAATGCAGGTGCCCTTCGCGTGCCAAGAAAGATCTTTGGGTCGCTTCTGGACCTTGGCCGGGAGGAGTCGTCAATGCCTCAATGATAGGAGGAGGAGAGCCACGTAGACGTACTGGCACGAAAGTATTTACCGCCACCACCACCTTTTGCGTTCCGCACGTTACGGCGGGGGCTCATGGGTAAAGTCTGGTCGTCAAGTAGTAGGAAAATGATGAAAGACACGACATGGTTCAAAGGAAaggggaaagaaaaagaaaagaaagacctACAGTGCAGTGCGTAGATTATGATGCGGATGTCCTAGGTAGGTTCGTAGGAGCGGCCGGTAGGAAAATGAAATGCAGTGCGACGCCGGGGGCAGTTTGGTCAGAGCCAAAAATCCAACGGCCAGTTCTCCGGGAGTGAGGATGCATGGAGGAGGGAAGAAGAACACATTCACTGTCTCACTCCACAGACCGGAAAGCATTTAACCCCGGAGGAGGAGCCTCCCGAGGATAAAAGGAAAAAGGTTAGGGGCAAGGAAAGGAGAGGCACCACCACCACGGCACGAGAAAGGCTGGCGACTCTAGTGGTGTAGTGGTACGCTAGCAGCCAGCCGCAGTATCTCTAGTATCGTAGCAGCGCGGATTGCTCTTGCCGTTCGCACTTCGCCCCTCGCTTGctcaccaccatcatcatcctcgCAGCCTTTTTCCCCAACAGATTTCGTCCGGGCTCCTGCAAAGGGGCGCCGAGGCTCTTGAGTGCTGTGCGCGGCGGAAGCAAGCCCCCGTCCGGTTGTCTTCTTCCTCCGCCAGAGGACAAGGGGCGGTCACAAGGGATCACCCACAGGGCCGCCGTGCGGTGCGGTGGCTGCCTTCATAAGCGAGGGAGGGAAGCAATCCTGTGGAGTGCGGTACAGAGGAGCGgcgtttcttctttcttcttcctctcggcGACGGTGCGAGGCCAGCAAGGGGAGATGTCGGAGGTGAAGCCGGAGGAGATCAGCCACCCGGCCATGGAGCAGCTGCAGGGGTTCGAGTACTGCATCGACTCCAACCCTCCATGGGGTGAGTGACTCCGACAAGGGGATGCTTGTTTCTAACCCACCAGCTTTGCTGCATTTTCGAGCTACTCTGTCTGGGTTCCACTCTGAGGCGTGGTCTCTTGTCTTGTGTTCTTCAGGGGAGGCCATCATACTGGGCTTCCAGCACTACATCCTGGCGCTGGGCACGGCCGTCATGATCCCGGCGGTGCTGGTGCCCATGATGGGCGGGAACGACGTGAGTGCGCCTCTGCGTTTCTTGATTCGCATCGCACCACCCCATGGGTTGGCGCCTGCCGTCACAAGTTTCAGTGCCAACAGTGTCTGATGGTGTCCTCGGCTTGCCATCTCGGATGGGTTGCAGGGAGACAGGGTGAGGGTGGTGCAGACGCTGCTATTCGTCACCGGCATCAACACGCTGCTGCAGTCGCTCTTCGGGACGCGGCTGCCGACGGTCATAGGCGGCTCATACGCCTTCGTCATCCCGGTGATGGCCATCGTGCAGGACTCCTCGCTCGCAGCCATATCTGACGACCACGAGGTGACCAATCATTCATTCACTTTTACTTCCTAGTATCCGCACATTCAGAAATTCTTTAACGGTATGGTCTAATCAAAATCATCTTTGAGCAGAGGTTCCTCCAGAGCATGCGGGCCATACAGGGGGCACTGATAGTGTCGTCCAGCATTCAGATCATCCTTGGTTACAGCCAGCTCTGGGGTATTTTCTCCAGGTCTGTCAAGTAGTTGTATTAGTAGTATTAACATGTTGCGTGCTGCATTTACACATTAGTTCAGTTTTGCTTACTGATGGATGTGTGTCATGGGTGTAACTTTCAGATTCTTCAGTCCGCTGGGAATGGCGCCGGTGGTTGCGCTGCTCGGTTTTGGTCTCTTCGAAAGAGGATTCCCTGTGGTATGGCCTGCTCTGTACCTGATTTTTCATTTGGTGTTTCTCAATTTGGCCACAATAGCAAACTCTGTATATGTGCGTGTTTTCCTAGAAAGGTGGCACGTCGTTCAGCATTGGTACTTATTTGATACTGTGTATATCAGGTTGGGAGATGCGTTGAGGTTGGCCTGCCAATGTTAATCCTCTTTGTTGTGCTTTCCCAGGTTTGAAAAGCAACTCTAATCACCCCCAAGTCTTTGCTGCTAGTTAAAGTAAAATCCGTGTCGTGCTAGGAAGTTCAGCATTGCTAACTAGTGCCGTTTTGTTTTTGTTGTTTATCAGTATCTGAAGAATGTACAGATAAGAGAGATCCCCATACTGGAACGGTTCTCCCTGTTCATCTGTATCGCATTGGTCTGGGCGTATGCTCAAATCCTCACTTCTGGTGGCGCGTATAATCATAGCACCGAGGTCACTCAGATCAACTGCCGCACTGACCGTGCCAATCTCATCTCTTCTGCGCCATGGTTAGCCCCTTTGCCAATTTTCCCAATATAAATCTAGAATCTTCTTGACCTCTTGCGTGTACATGAAAATGGTTCATCTGTACTGTGCATAATGTTTTTTTTTAATCTAATACTAACTCTCAAATTAGCTCCAGTTGGAAAAAATAATAATCCATTTTAAAGAGCATTACTTATTATTCGGTTGAGTTTCGTACTGATATGATTGTGCTGTCCTTATTCCAGGATTAAGATCCCATATCCCCTGCAGTGGGGGGCACCAACCTTCAGTGCCGGGCAATCGTTCGGTATGGTGTCTGCGGTTTTGGTGTCGCTAATAGAGGTGATACCCCTAATTGCTCGTTGACAGGATCCATTTCTTCTATGCAATTTAGTCGTGATCTTAACAATGTCTCCGTTGAACAACAGTCCACAGCTTCTTACAGCGCTGCAGCTCGGCTTGCAAGTGCAACTCCACCCCCAGCTCACATCCTGAGCAGAGGCATCGGGTGGCAGGTAAATATCATCTTCGAGCCCTGGTTGTTTTATTCTTCTCTGTTCTGAATGCCATTCAAAACTGAAAACTAATTTTACTCTAATAAGAGATTTGATGAGTAATAATGCTCTATGAAACAGGGGATTGGCATCCTCCTTTGTGGGCTCTTTGGAACAGGGACCGGCTCCACTGTCTCAGTGTAAGTTACGCGAAAGCAATTTCGTAATATACGAAGAAGCATTACAAAAATGTTTCTTCCAGCCTTGATTGATACTGTCGGGAACAAATGCAGGGAGAACGTGGGGTTACTAGGATCAACGAGGATCGGGAGCCGCCGCGTCATACAAATCTGTGCTGGCTTCATGATCTTCTTCTCCATGCTGGGTGAGCTATCTGAACTGAACTGTCTTTCTTCAGATCATTCCTTATGCTGAGAAACACCGTATTCCTGAACAACTCCACTCTCTTGTATCATGTGCAGGGAAATTTGGAGCGCTGTTCGCTTCCATCCCGTTCACCATCTTTGCCGCCGTGTACTGCGTCCTGTTCGGACTAGTTGGTTGGTTACCCCGCCCCATCTGCTGCTACGAGTACTATGTGCATTTGATTTGACGGTCTGGTTAATCGCTGTTGGCTTTTTCTGTGTGTCTGCAGCTGCGGTGGGGCTCTCCTTCTTGCAGTTCACCAACATGAACTCCATGCGCAACCTGTTCATCGTCGGCGTGTCCATCTTCCTTGGCCTGTCCGTGCCGGAGTACTTCTTCCGCTACAGCATGGCTGCCCAGCGTGGTCCTGCGCACACTAAAGCTGGATGGGtccgtccctctctctctctctctcgctcgtggCTCGTAGTGGTCAAAACATCTTCTTGGCGTGCCTGAACTCCACTTTAACATCGTGTGTGGCCGGCCCTGACATGGTGACATGTGTGCTTGCAGTTCaacgactacatcaacaccatcTTCTCGTCGCCGCCGACGGTGGGGCTGATGGTGGCCGTGTTCCTGGACAACACGCTGGAGGTGAAGGACGCGGGCAGGGACCGCGGGATGCCGTGGTGGGTGCCCTTCCGCTCCTTCAAGGGGGACAGCAGGAACGAGGAGTTCTACAGCCTGCCATTCAACCTCAACCGCTTCTTCCCTCCCTCGTAAACGCTCGTGGGATAAAAGGAAGAAAGGGCATGGTTTCTTTCTTGGCTGATGCGATCATGTGCGCGGCTGTTCGGATCCGAGTGTTGTTGAGCAGTGGAAATAGTAGATGTGTATTACCTCTAGCTGGTCATTGTTTTATTCGTTCATTTTCTTGTTATTATCTATATGCTTGTAGATCGGGGTGGGGAGGTGCCGGCTCGGTGAACCAACCCTTCCTGTTTTTGACCATTCCGCAAACAAGATCATGTATGTGGCCTACCGTGGTGTGATATAGTTGTACTCCCTCCCGAAATGCTCAATGGAGAGCTCGGCCTCCGTGGAGGCCAAATTTGAAATGATTAAAATTCAAATTTGCACAttaaaaaaactttgaaaaaaacCCCACATATACATAAAGACATGCACAAGTTTGTAAATTTTCATGATGAAATACGTTAAAATGAGTGCTACACAAAAACATTTCGAGGCTTCTTAAGTAGATGCACTATTCTTCCTGAAAgtccatgatttttttcatagtccTGAAATTGTACGCATACATATCACATCCTTGTTTACCTGTACATATTTTTTTTCAGATTTTATTGAAATCGAGAActtgaatttttcaaaattttcGACGCTTTTTggcgataaaataaataaatcggcCTCCATTGAGGTTGAGCTCCAAAACGCCCCACTCTACCCCCTTCCATTATCTAAGGCGCCTAAGCTtttggtgactgagggagtcctggactagggggtgtccggatagccgaactatcatcatcggccgaactccaagactatgaagatacaagattgaatacttcgtcccgtgtccggatgggactttccttggcgtggaaggcaaacttgccaatacggatatgtagatctcctaccattgtaaccgactctgtgtaaccctagccctctccggtgtctatataaactggagggttttagtccgtaggacgaagaacaatcataccataggctagcttctagggtttagcctccttgatctcgtggtagatctactcttgtactacccatatcatcaatattaatcaagcaggacgtagggttttacctccatcgagagggcccgaacctgggtaaaaacatcgtgtcccttgtctcttgttaccatccgcctagacgcacagttcgggaccccctacccgagatccgccggttttgacaccgacattagtgctttcattgagagttcctctgtgtcgtcgcccataggcccgatggctccttcgatcatcaacaacgacgcggtccggggcgaaacttttctccccggacagatcttcgtattcggcggcttcgcactgcgggccaattcacttggccatctggagcagatcgaaaactacgcccctggccatcaggtcagatttggaagtttaaactatacgaccgacatccgcggagacttgatcttcgacggactcgagccatagccgagcgcgccgcactgtcacgatgggcatgattcagctctgccgccggacagtgccctggaggccgcacaagagtccgccccgacccttaactcggagccgactgcgccgatcgaggatgggtggctagacaccgcctcgggggctgctacctgtacggcgatggagccgaatattgaccatgtcccttgtgaagctcgtgactccaaggtgccggactcttctctggaccccgaaccttccgcgctcctgccaatcgaacccgattgggcgccgatcatggagttcaccgctcggacatctttcagcactcgcctttcggcgacatcctgaattcgctaaaatgcctctctttatcaggagagccttggccggattatgggcaggacggttgggatgcggacggcgaagaaactcaaagcccacccaccacccacttcgtagccactgtcgattacttaaccgacatgctagatttcgactccgaagatatcgacggtatggacgacgatgccggagacgacgaaGAACCAGCGCCGATAGGGCACggaaaagccacctcaactcacgatatatatatggtggatacacccaaaggaaGCAATAACGAGGAACAACGAGATGCTGCGAAGgaaaattcccccgaaaaacagctgaaaaggcgacgcaagcgccgcccaaagtcccgcctcgacaacagcAGCACCCatgaagacccagccatagagcagggcgaaccagtggacgatgaacatgcccCCAAGCAACCATCCAAACAGGATGAATTGGATAGGCAACCCATCTCCGACGAACacaacagtccggatgatctcatgccggacacatcgttggagcagaagaacctccacaaaaggctcgtcgccactgcacgaagcctgaagaagcagaagcggaagctcaaaacagcggaagacgtactcagaatgagatggagcaaagtactcaagaccacagacaaatacggcgatagtcgccaagcaaagagctacccgaagcgcaaactattgcccgaatttgacgaggaggccgtagagccccaaaaatcaaaaaacaaagaggccgcccggtcggataaacgaccacatgacaaacaaagagcggcaagcggcgccgcacacaagccggcacgcgatccacataaggaccctcgcaaaaaggatggcccggtcagatccatctatgggccaagaaagcaagctccagaagGTAACACAACATGTCGAGTATTTGAAAATCAcggcacatccaaatacaggggcaccgcacaccccctatgtttcaccgatgaggtgctggatcatgaatttccaacgggattcaagcccataaatatagaggcatacgacggaacaacataccccggagtctggattgaggattacatcctgcacatacatatggctagaggagatgacctccacgctataaaatacttacccctcaaactcaaagggccagcccggcactggctcaaaagcctcccagaaaataccattagaagttgggaagagctcgaggacgcatttcaggcaaattttcaggggacttacgtccgccctccagatgcagacgatttaagtcacataactcaacagcccggagagtcagcccgcaaattctggaacaagttcctcaccaaaaagaaccagatagtcgactgtccggatgccgaagccttaataGCTTtcaagcataacgtccgagacgaatggctcgccagacacctcggccaggaaaagccaagaacaatggccgcactaacaagcctcatgacccgcttttgcacgggagaggatagctggctggcaagatgcagcaccaacaacccaagtacatccgaggtcagggatggaaatgtgaaaccacggcgcaacaaggaccagcgccggactaaaGGAAATGGTCCaaagagcatggcagtcaacgccggattcaaaagctctcggcagaacaacaaaaaactgcctctcaaggagaacagcgacgagctatccaacctaaacaaaatcttggacaagatatgccaaatccacagtacccccgggaggcctgcaaaccatacccacagagattgttgggtcttcaagcagttcggccgacttaacgccgaacacaaaaggctagacacaccaagtgaggacgatgacgaacctcaCAAGAAGAGCACTggaaaacaaaaggatttcccacaagaggtcaaaacagtaaattcacttcaagtgacaacaggaaaaaatagagcggcgcccattaAAGTATgcaccgcacggtccaccccagcggagttccgacactggatgtcaaaaccaatcactttcgaccatcaggattactccgggagtatccggaacgcaggatggactgctttgatattaaatcctgtaatcgacggactacaatttacacaggtcctaatggacggcggtagtgatctaaacctgctatatcaggatacaatccgcagaatggggatagacccaaccaaaatacgccatagcaacacttcctttaaaggagtgatgccaggccaatatgcccattgtacgggctctctaccactagaagttgtgttcggctcatccgacaacttccgtcgcgaaaagttaatctttcacatcgccccatttaaaagtagctatcaagcactattgggacgcgaagctttcgcccactttaacgcaataccgcattacacatctcttacactcaaaatgcccggtccacgcggcatcatctcattaaagggaaacttcgagtgttccttGAATACGGAAGaaagtgagactgccttgacagccacacactaatccggctttgctgatcaaagccccttaacaggtcattcagaccccagacacggttaggcgagtccggtataaataaacaaggtgcttactagccgcgtacccctttacaaggggctccacgcatacacaaaaagagacaataaagctcaattttattcattctttgaatcatactctgtttaCTTCAAAATACATCTTTcgcaactaagttcttctcttttacagatgaacgccgtgcgacacccgtccaggatacggcacaacggagacataggcgcagacgtgcagtagggacccgatgcaaggattcttttcagattaaggccctgcgtaaaccttttttactgtctcttgttgatatacatcccccggttttttgctATACCGAGGAGGaatctggcgttttggcatcgaccacgtcagaaatttttgcgtgtacctggacactaggggcttagggcattgttctgcctgttttcataaagaccaaataccttagggagtgttcggcgtctcgagttaggccttatatgcatcaactctgaatcatgtctttggtcaaatgttgggtttgcccggctcctgtgttttgctgccttacattccgctctatcggctaacgcggcaccaggagaactactgcgattgtgccccggttcgcccaggtgaacacctcagtagagaaagccgaaaactgactgtcatgatatagcgagagactggtcaaccactcgatcgaccaccggaatgtttagaattcctccactttaacgaaggaccgtttctcggccaggcacatacgcaccccgaaattcggagagcgcagtgcccctaggggctatatagtagccccaccatcgaactcctatggctaagtgaaagtgataaagcattatagtctggttgcctagtttgctacgctatcacctccttcacaggaccaagacattggattaagtgtgaaaatgcgctttttttgcaaacacccccgcactatgtgcgtgggggctgaagccgaggactgccatctttcaggttatatacacatatacgttaacggccgcacaggaggtactcCAACACTTGAACGCCCAAGTATAAAAAAGCCTTATATtatatttgaaacatggtttcacaaatcatacatgtcatttgaacataacgttttttgagcactgcgactctattaaacgagcgccctgcaggacttcctcaaaatagtgctcggctggtaatcggcttctgtccgagtcctgggatgcaacgtcggtagcctccatctccgcccagtatgttttgacacaggcgagagccatccgtgcaccctctatgcatgccgaccgcttcatcgccttgatatgcggcaccgcatcgaggaactgctgcaccaagccaaaataactcttcggcttgggcctttccggccacaaatgagccacgacatccttcatggcaagtccggacaacctattcagctcagcccactcggctaaccgatcggttaatggaagtggacgctccggagtatggaattgcgac contains:
- the LOC119277053 gene encoding nucleobase-ascorbate transporter 2-like — protein: MSEVKPEEISHPAMEQLQGFEYCIDSNPPWGEAIILGFQHYILALGTAVMIPAVLVPMMGGNDGDRVRVVQTLLFVTGINTLLQSLFGTRLPTVIGGSYAFVIPVMAIVQDSSLAAISDDHERFLQSMRAIQGALIVSSSIQIILGYSQLWGIFSRFFSPLGMAPVVALLGFGLFERGFPVVGRCVEVGLPMLILFVVLSQYLKNVQIREIPILERFSLFICIALVWAYAQILTSGGAYNHSTEVTQINCRTDRANLISSAPWIKIPYPLQWGAPTFSAGQSFGMVSAVLVSLIESTASYSAAARLASATPPPAHILSRGIGWQGIGILLCGLFGTGTGSTVSVENVGLLGSTRIGSRRVIQICAGFMIFFSMLGKFGALFASIPFTIFAAVYCVLFGLVAAVGLSFLQFTNMNSMRNLFIVGVSIFLGLSVPEYFFRYSMAAQRGPAHTKAGWFNDYINTIFSSPPTVGLMVAVFLDNTLEVKDAGRDRGMPWWVPFRSFKGDSRNEEFYSLPFNLNRFFPPS